TGGCTGCGCGACCACGATCCCGGGCCCTCAGTCGAGACCACGCTGGTGCATGGCGATTTCCGCAACGGCAATCTCATCATCGGATCTGATGGTGTCCGCGCGGTGCTGGACTGGGAGCTCGCCCATCTCGGCGATCCCATGGAGGATCTCGGCTGGGTCTGCGTCAATTCCTGGCGGTTCGGCGAGATCGACAAGCCCGTCGGCGGCTTTGGCTCGCGCGAGGAGCTGTTCGCGGGCTATGAGGCCGCGGGCCGCAAGGTCGATCCCGCGCGCGTCAAATTCTGGGAAGTGATGGGGACGCTGCGCTGGGGCATCATGTGCGGCGGCATGATGCAACGGTTCCGCGAGGGCCCGGATCATTCCATGGAGCGCGCCATGATCGGCCGCCGCGCCAGCGAGACCGAGATCGATCTGTTGCGGCTGCTGGCGCCGCGCGGGAGTTGACACATGCAGGATGAACCGACGCCGATCGAGCTGACCAAGGCGGTCGCCGATTTCCTCCGGAGCGACATCACGCCGCTGATCTCCGGTCATCAGGCCTTCAAGCTGCGCGTCGCCATCAACATCCTCGACCTCGTCACACGGCAGCTGACGCAGGAGGCGGGGAGCGATGCGAAGGAGGTGGAGCGGCTGCGCGCGCTGCTCGGCATGGATGGCTCGGTGACAGAGCTGAACCGCGCGCTCGCGGAGCGTATTGCAAAGGGCGAGGTCGATCTCGCAACGCCCGGCCTCGCCGAGCACCTGTGGGCGACCACGATGGACAAGCTCGCCGTCGATCAGCCGAATTACGCGTCCTACAAGCGCGAGCTCGGCCGCAATCCGTAGGATGGGTAGAGCGCAGCGAAACCCATCATCTCGCACCTTGCTTTGTCATCGATGGGTTTCGCTGCGCTCTACCCATCCTACGCACTCTCCCCTCTGTCATTCCG
The genomic region above belongs to Bradyrhizobium arachidis and contains:
- a CDS encoding DUF6285 domain-containing protein gives rise to the protein MQDEPTPIELTKAVADFLRSDITPLISGHQAFKLRVAINILDLVTRQLTQEAGSDAKEVERLRALLGMDGSVTELNRALAERIAKGEVDLATPGLAEHLWATTMDKLAVDQPNYASYKRELGRNP